A section of the Solea solea chromosome 17, fSolSol10.1, whole genome shotgun sequence genome encodes:
- the LOC131443451 gene encoding NLR family CARD domain-containing protein 3-like, with amino-acid sequence MTKGVAGIGKTVLTQKFTLDWADDKSNQDVQLMFPFTFRELNVLKEKKFSLVELIHHFFTETKEAGICRFEDFKVVFIFDGLDECRLPLDFHNTEILTDITAPTSVDVLLTNLIRGKLLPSARLWITTRPAAANQIPPDCVDMVTEVRGFTDPQKEDYFRKRFRDGKQARRIIFHIQTSQSLHIMCHIPVFCWITAKVLENMLKTRDGGKLPKTLTEMYIHFLVVQSKVKKVKYDGGAETDPHWTPENRKMIESLGKLAFEQLQKGNLIFYESDLTECGIDITAASVYSGVFTQIFKEERGLYQDKVFCFVHLSVQEFLAALHVHLTFITSGTNLLSDEPTTSQWSIQTNKPELNHLHQSAVDEALLSPNGYLDLSLRFLLGLSLENNQKLLRSLLTQTGSDSQTNQETVEYIKKKISENLSAERSINLFHCLNELNHRSLVEEIQWFLRSGSLSTKTLSPAQWSALVFILLSSGKDLEEFDLKKYSASEEALLKLLPVVKASNKALLSGCKLTERSCEALSSVLSSVSSRLRHVDLSNNDLQDSGVKLLCDGLKSPHCSLETLRLSGCKLSERSCEALSSVLSSVSSRLRHVDLSNNNLQDPGVKLLCDGLKSPHCSLETLSLSGCLVSEEGCSSLTSALNSNPSHLRELDLSYNHPGDSGEKLLSAGLKSPHWRLDTLRYCPPPPPPLPLPSPHLPLHDQQQY; translated from the exons atgacaaagggcgtggctggcattgggaaaacagtgttaacacagaagttcactctggactgggctgacgacaaaagcaaccaggacgtacagctcatgtttcccttcaccttcagagagctgaatgtgctaaaagagaagaagttcagtttggtggaactcatccatcacttcttcactgaaaccaaagaagcaggaatctgcaggtttgaagactttaaggtggtcttcatctttgatggtctggatgagtgtcgacttcctctggacttccacaatactgagatcctgactgacatCACAGCGCccacctcagtggacgtgctgctgacaaacctcatcagggggaaactgcttccctctgctcgcctctggataaccacacgacctgcagcagccaatcagatccctcctgactgtgtggacatggtgacagaggtcagagggttcacggacccacagaaggaggactacttcaggaagaggttcagagatgggaagcaggccaggaggatcatcttccacatccagacatcacaaagcctccacatcatgtgccacatcccagtcttctgctggatcactgcaaaggttctggagaacatgctgaaaaccagagatggaggaaaactgcccaagaccctgactgagatgtacatccacttcctggtggttcagtccaaagtgaagaaggtcaaatatgatggaggagctgagacagatccacactggactccagagaacaggaagatgattgagtctctggggaaactggcttttgagcagctgcagaagggaaacctgatcttctatgaatcggacctgacagagtgtggcatcgatatcacagcagcttcagtttactcaggtgtcttcactcagatctttaaagaggagagaggcctgtaccaggacaaggtcttctgctttgtccatctgagtgttcaggagtttctggctgctcttcatgttcatctgaccttcatcacctctggaacaaatctgttgtcagacgaaccaacaacgagccagtggtccatacaaacaaacaaacctgaactaaatcatctgcaccagagtgctgtggacgaggccttactTAGTCCAAATGGATACctggacttgtccctccgcttcctcctgggtctttcactggagaacaatcagaagctcttaagaagtctactgacacaaacaggaagtgattcacagaccaatcaggaaacagttgagtacatcaagaagaagatcagtgagaatctgtcagcagagagaagcatcaatctgttccactgtctgaatgaactgaaccatcgttctcttgtggaggagatccaaTGGTTCCTGAGATCAGGAAGCctgtccacaaagacactgtctcctgctcagtggtcagctctggtcttcatcttactgtcatcaggaaaagatctggaagagtttgacctgaagaaatactctgcttcagaggaggctcttctgaagctgctgccagtggtcaaagcctccaacaaagctct actgagtggctgtaaactcacagagagaagctgtgaagctctgtcctcagtcctcagctctgtgtcctctcgtctgagacacgtggacctgagtaacaacgacctgcaggattcaggagtgaagctgctgtgtgatggactgaagagtcctcactgttctctggagactctcag actaagtggctgtaaactctcagagagaagctgtgaagctctgtcctcagtcctcagctctgtgtcctctcgtctgagacacgtggacctgagtaacaacaacctgcaggatccaggagtgaagctgctgtgtgatggactgaagagtcctcactgttctctggagactctcag tctgtcaggttgtctggtctcagaggaaggatgttcttctctgacctcagctctgaactccaacccctcccatctgagagaactggacctgagctacaatcatccaggagactcaggagagaagctgctgtctgctggactgaagagtcctcactggagactggacactctcaggtattgtcctcctcctcctcctcctcttcctcttccttctcctcatcttcctcttcatgatcagcagcagtattaa